TCTCACCTTTGATGAGCTAACGCTTCAAAAAATTCTCAACCTGGGTCAGCCGACGCGACGCCGCTCCTCAACCTGGGTGAGCTAGCCCCTCAACCTGGGTGAGCTAGCCCCTCAACCTGAGCTGGCGCCTCAACCTGGGTGGGCTGCCGGTGCAAGCCGACGGCTGCTCAACCTGGGTGAGCCGATGCTCCAGAAATTCCCAACCTGGGCGAGCTGCGCGGGGCGGGCGACGCAGCGAGCCTTCATCCAACCGCCGGAAGCCCGCACCGACGTTACAACCGCGCCGCGATCGGGCGCTCCGGCGCGCTGCTGGCTGGACGCCCGGTCGCCGGACGACGCCGCCAGGTTCCGGCGCCGTGGAGCCGGACGAGCGCTGATCCTGGCTCCCACGTCGACCCGAGCCGGATCTCTGGCTTCAAGGTCGACCCACGATGACGCCGACGACCCCCGGTCCAGCCGCCTGGCGAGGCCGCGACGAGGCCGTCGCGCCCGCCGCCCGTCCGCGCTCGCCCTGGGGCGGCGCCGATCTATACCATGGGGACATGCGCCCCACCGTGCTCCTCTGGGACATCGACGGCACCCTGCTCTCCACTGGCGGCGCAGGCCGGCGCGCCATGGAGCGCGCGTTCGCCCGGTACGCCGACCGGCGCGACGCGTGCGAGGCGTTCTCGTTCGCCGGCATGACCGACCGGGCCATCATCCGGACAGGGCTCGAGACGGTCGGGCGCGAGGCCACAGAGGACGCCATCGACGCGCTCCTCGCGATCTACGTCGAGCTCCTCGCGCAGGAGATGTCGCTCGCCGGCGACACCCGGGTCCACGCCGGCGTCATCGAGGCGCTCGACGCCGCCGCCCGGCGCGCGGAGTGCGCCATCGGCCTCGGCACGGGGAACGTCCGCGCCGGGGCGCAGGCGAAGCTCACGCGGGTCGGCATCTACGAGCGGTTCGCGTTCGGCGGCTTCGGCTGCGATCACGAGCTCCGCGACGAGCTCCTGCGCATCGGCGCGGCGCGCGGGGCGGCGATGCTCGAGGCGCCGCTCGCGGCGTGCCGCGTCGTCGTCATCGGCGACACCCCGAAGGACGTCGCGGCGGCCCGGGCGATCGGCGCCGAGTCGATCGCCGTAGCCACCGGCAACTACGCCCTGGCAGAGCTCGCCGCATGCGCCCCGACCCACAGCTTCAGCGACCTCCGGGCGAGGGGCGCGCTCGAGGCGCTGCTCGGTTGAGATCCGAGATCTCTCGACGAAGCGAGGCGAGCGGCCGCCTGACCGCTGCGGCTCCGATGCGACAGCGTGTCTCTGCGAGATCACGTAAACGGTGTTCTGATCCTCCGGAAGAGGATCAGAGAGGGCGACAGGTTCTCTGACGCATAGCGCGGCGAGCGCGAGGCTCAGTAGCGGCTGAACAGGTCCTCCGGCGTCGATGGGCGCGGGGCGGACTC
The DNA window shown above is from Sorangium aterium and carries:
- a CDS encoding HAD family hydrolase, whose translation is MRPTVLLWDIDGTLLSTGGAGRRAMERAFARYADRRDACEAFSFAGMTDRAIIRTGLETVGREATEDAIDALLAIYVELLAQEMSLAGDTRVHAGVIEALDAAARRAECAIGLGTGNVRAGAQAKLTRVGIYERFAFGGFGCDHELRDELLRIGAARGAAMLEAPLAACRVVVIGDTPKDVAAARAIGAESIAVATGNYALAELAACAPTHSFSDLRARGALEALLG